Proteins encoded by one window of Bacillus sp. DTU_2020_1000418_1_SI_GHA_SEK_038:
- the paaB gene encoding 1,2-phenylacetyl-CoA epoxidase subunit PaaB: MSSGGFYQEFEVFSKRTDTSPLQYQFSLLAPNQELALVMAQENFMRREPVADIWVIKSSDIRKMSPEEKQTLRRLDNKDYRNTKGYGYLKKKWRQYEQAMLDEKEILSWGGLKKSEQD; this comes from the coding sequence TTGAGCAGTGGAGGATTTTACCAGGAATTCGAGGTTTTCAGTAAAAGGACAGATACCTCACCGTTACAATATCAATTTTCCTTGCTTGCCCCTAATCAAGAACTTGCACTAGTCATGGCACAGGAAAATTTCATGCGGCGGGAGCCGGTAGCAGATATTTGGGTTATAAAAAGCTCGGATATTCGCAAAATGTCACCTGAGGAAAAGCAGACATTAAGGCGGCTTGATAATAAAGATTATCGAAATACAAAGGGATATGGATATCTAAAGAAAAAATGGCGTCAGTATGAGCAAGCAATGCTTGATGAAAAGGAAATTTTGTCATGGGGAGGATTGAAAAAGAGTGAACAAGACTGA
- a CDS encoding EthD family reductase has translation MAKLIALYKHPENKEAFDKHYFETHAPLTAKIPGLRKMEVTRIIGSPMGGDGKYYLMCEMHYESLESLQTAMRTDEGKASGKDAMKFAGDLITLMIGEDVDGQ, from the coding sequence ATGGCAAAACTTATCGCTTTATACAAGCACCCTGAAAACAAAGAAGCTTTTGATAAGCATTACTTTGAAACACACGCTCCTCTTACGGCAAAAATTCCGGGCCTTCGCAAAATGGAGGTTACTAGGATTATAGGCAGCCCAATGGGCGGGGATGGGAAATATTACCTCATGTGTGAAATGCATTATGAAAGTCTGGAGTCACTTCAAACGGCAATGAGAACGGACGAAGGGAAGGCTTCAGGCAAAGATGCGATGAAATTTGCAGGTGATTTAATCACATTAATGATTGGTGAAGATGTAGATGGGCAATGA
- the paaC gene encoding 1,2-phenylacetyl-CoA epoxidase subunit PaaC, which translates to MNKTDLSPLNPAYKSSLTALLYQLADDDFIIAYRGSEWLGLAPHIEEDVAFSSISQDTMGHAAMFYQLLEELGEGSIDELAHSRKAKDRRNAVLLEMVNGPGNYLSKPQYDFAFAVVRNYFYVQAKKIRMDSLKNSSYQPLAHMAINVNMELFYHLLHWKTWFVQLMNARGEARKRMEAAVAKVFSDFEGVLTLGPLGSDMAKFGLIEDEELLKQKWRSAMLPVFEAINLALPESFGMKSGNGRIGEHTKELDIALAILSEVYHADPAANW; encoded by the coding sequence GTGAACAAGACTGATCTTTCGCCACTGAATCCTGCATATAAATCTTCATTAACAGCACTCTTATACCAGCTCGCCGATGATGATTTCATTATTGCATACCGGGGGTCGGAATGGCTTGGGCTTGCTCCTCATATAGAGGAGGATGTTGCCTTTTCCTCCATTAGCCAAGATACAATGGGGCATGCGGCCATGTTTTATCAGCTTCTAGAAGAGCTTGGTGAAGGCAGTATTGATGAATTAGCGCATTCACGAAAGGCGAAGGACCGAAGAAATGCTGTTTTGCTTGAGATGGTAAATGGGCCAGGAAACTATTTATCAAAACCCCAGTATGACTTTGCGTTTGCAGTTGTCAGAAACTACTTCTACGTTCAGGCAAAGAAAATTCGCATGGATTCCTTGAAAAATTCATCCTATCAACCACTGGCCCATATGGCAATCAATGTTAATATGGAGCTCTTCTACCATCTTCTGCATTGGAAAACCTGGTTTGTGCAATTAATGAATGCCAGGGGTGAGGCAAGAAAAAGAATGGAAGCTGCTGTTGCGAAGGTGTTTTCTGATTTCGAAGGTGTACTGACTTTAGGGCCACTGGGGAGTGATATGGCTAAATTTGGATTAATTGAGGATGAAGAACTATTGAAACAAAAGTGGAGGTCTGCCATGCTTCCGGTCTTTGAAGCGATCAATCTGGCGTTGCCGGAATCATTCGGTATGAAGAGCGGGAATGGACGTATAGGCGAACACACAAAGGAACTCGATATTGCTTTAGCCATTCTTTCCGAAGTATATCATGCAGATCCTGCCGCTAATTGGTAG
- the paaD gene encoding 1,2-phenylacetyl-CoA epoxidase subunit PaaD, giving the protein MKKTTTSADKVIKALHQVKDPEIDSISIVDLGMLERVTVDGQSITIELLPTFMGCPALEVIRQNVVKEIKSQFDFEQIDVQFIYHPPWTSDRITAKGREDLKEFGIAPPPKHIRETGEWQVNCPFCDSIYTTLDNLFGPTACRSILYCRTCKNPFEAMKPVSTI; this is encoded by the coding sequence ATGAAGAAAACAACTACTTCTGCAGACAAAGTTATTAAAGCGCTTCATCAAGTTAAAGATCCAGAAATAGACTCCATTTCGATCGTTGATTTAGGAATGTTAGAAAGGGTGACGGTGGACGGCCAATCGATAACAATTGAGCTGCTCCCAACTTTTATGGGCTGCCCAGCTCTTGAAGTTATCCGTCAAAACGTAGTTAAAGAGATTAAATCTCAATTTGACTTTGAGCAAATTGATGTACAATTCATTTACCATCCACCATGGACGTCAGACAGAATTACAGCTAAGGGGAGAGAGGACTTAAAAGAATTCGGAATTGCCCCTCCTCCAAAACATATCCGCGAAACTGGAGAATGGCAAGTGAATTGCCCGTTCTGCGACTCCATCTATACAACACTAGACAACCTCTTTGGACCAACTGCCTGTCGCAGCATTCTATACTGCAGGACTTGCAAAAACCCTTTTGAAGCCATGAAACCTGTTTCTACAATATAA